The Sulfurimonas sp. genome includes the window CCAGAACCAATATTTTTAGCACGATCGGCAAAAAAAGCTTTTACGTCTGCTGGACCAGTTGAACCATCGATATTTGGATAAAAACCGTTATTGTTTGCTAGAACTACTTTTACAAGTTTTTCTTTATTAAGAACATATTCATCATCCATCTCTTCGCCATCTATCTCAACACCATTTTGAGCTAATAAATAAGCGGTAATAGCATATGTTTCATCGTTACTTAAACTCTTAGGAGTTGCATATGGCATAGCATCTCTGATATATGTAAAAAGTGTAGTAGCTTTTGGCCAGTATGTACCGATGGTTCTTTTTGGAGCATCCATACCTGGTTCAAGTCTCTGATTTTTAAGAGTGATAACAATTCCGTTCTTATCTTTATCTTGATTACCGCCAGCTAGCTGTGGATAACCATTTCCACCACCACCAAAATCACCGTGACAAGATGCACATTGTTCTTCATAGAGTTCATCACCCTCTTCAACAGAACCTTCACCTGCAGGTAAACCTGTGCCGTCTGGCAGCGCATCTATATCCCATGCTTTAATTTCATTAGCTGTTGCAATTCTACCAAAGCTAACACCTTTAGTGCTTTGCTCATTGTAGCGATAGGCAGTCTCTATACCATGTTTTCTTTCATAAGTAACACCACCATCAATAGCAGTCTTATTTTTTATAGAATAAACTCCAACAGTACTTGGTGCTCCAACAGTAGCAGAAGCACTATTAGAAGTCGAACCACCCATGCAACCTGATAGCAATAAAACAGAAGTAGCGAAAGACGCAGTTCCAATTATAATTAATTTACGATCTAACTTGAACATTGTTTACCTCTCCTTTAGCATTTACAGCCCATGTATGGATAGCATTTCTGTGATAAACACCTTCAACACCAACTACTTTTTTCTCTTGATTAACAGTAGGTTGAACATTATCAGAATCATCATATGAACGACTTTGTAATAACAACGGTCTACCCTCATATCTATACATATAAGAGAATTTTGTCCAAGCTTTTGGTAATACTAAACCTTTAAGAGAAGCCTCTACCCAATTTTTACCACCATCAAAGCTGATATCAACTCCTCTAATAGTACCGTGTCCACTCCATGCTAAACCTTCAATCTCAACTAAATCACCTTTTTTAAGATCAGTCCATGGAATCTCTGGACATGGTGAAGTGATAACTGAATTTGTCTCAAGCGCGTAGAAGTGTTGAATAGCTTTACCACTTGCAGTAAGTGCAGTATATTTAGAAGTTTCTTCTTTAGCATACCATGGTTTATCGCCAAACTCTAATCTTTTTAACCACTTAACACATAAGTTAGCTTCCCAACCTGGTGCCATTAAACGAACTGGATATCCTTGTTCAGCTCTTAATGCCTCACCATTTTGTCCATAAACTATCATAACATCATCAAGAACTTTCTCAATTGGTAATGTTCTACTCATTTCTGAACCATCACTGCCCTCAGCAAGCATCCATTTTGCTTCAGGCTTAAGACCAAGTTCATCAAGAATTGTTTTCAAGCGAACACCTGTCCACTGAGAACAACTCATCATACCTCTTACAAACTGTAAAGAATTAAACTGTGGACCTTTCCACTCTGCAGCACCATTTGATGGACACTCCATAAATAGAATTTTACTTTCACTTGGATATCTCTTTAATTGTTCTAAAGTAAGAACAATTGGTTTCTCAACAAGACCGTGAATCATTAATCTAAATTTATTTGGATCAATATGAGCTACACCGTTGTGAGTACGAGTAAAGTGTAAACCATTCGGAGTGATAATACCTTTTTGCTCATGCAATGGAGTCATAGAAATAGCAGCATGCATATCACCAGCTGATGACATTAGAGCAGATGTTCTTCTAACTATGTTGTGCTCATACTTTGATGGCAATCCATAAGGATTATAATTACACTCATCTCCTAAAGTAGTTCCCCACTTTGAGTGATGCATAATATTTGGATCATCGGCAAGCAGTGTACCTGGTGCTAGAATACTAGCAGCAGCAACTGCACTAACAGATGCAGTTCTTTTGAAAAAATCTCTTCTGCTGATAGATGTTAATTCTTTTGAATTAGGTGTTTTATCCACATCTTCTCCTTTTTTATGTTCATATTTTATATTTACGATTTAACGCATAACACAAAATTATATAGAAATATGAATTAACTGCTCTGAAAATAGCTCTAATATCACAAAATAATCACAAATTTAACTCTATTTCGTCACAAAACGAAACACTCTTCTTATTATAATTAGTAATATAAACAAAATTCATGAATATTATTTATCTTTATATAATGATAGTAAATGTTACTACTTAGATTTTTGAAATATTAACTCTTTATTTGTAGTATTTTTAACGAAACAGGAAAAAATTGAAAATTAATTGAAGAGAACAGAAAATTTTAAAAAGATATTACAATTGACAACGACCATAAAAGTGCATTAACTACAGTCGTTGATAATAATTCTAAATCAGTATACTGATTTAGAATTATTTTAATTCGCTAATATATTTAGCAATAGCAACAATTTTATCTCTAGAAAGACTAGAAGTTGAATCTTTCATTACCTGACTACTTTTATGCATAGTATAGGTTCCAATTCTTTCATCTTGATCTCTATATGCTCTTATTGTCAATGCTAATTCAGTTACATCTCTACCAGCTAATATTGGTACTCCCTTGAGAGGACTTTTTAGAGCTTTATCGCCATGGCACAATGCACATCGTTGTTTATAAAGTTTTGCACCATCCGCGGCCATTAAACTAATACTTGCTAGTACTACTATAAGAAGAATTTTTTTCATTGTTACAACCTTTATTTAAATTTGTATCGTATTTTTACCTAAATAGACAATAGATGAAGAAGTCTATTAAAACTAATGTTTCTTTTTTTCAAATATACCCACCACAAAGTCTATAATTTTTCTTAAAATAAAGACTACACTATAGACAATAAAAGAGTATAAAAAAGGATGTGAATAGTTTCCTTTTTCCCCCATTGTTTGCAACCTAGAAAATGGATCGCTCAATAGGTCAACATGCATTATTAAAGTCAACACCAATAATGTTAACAGATAATAAAGTATCTCTTTTTTTATCGTAAGTTTAAACTTTTGAATCATCTTCATCTTCTTTTAACTCGATGATAAATTCTTGTCTTTTAATCGCTAGTTGATTTAGAATATCTTGACCAACCTCTTCTCTATCCTGCCAATCTATTTCATGATGAATATCAAAAAGCTTTTTAAAATAATCATAATGAACATCAGAGCTTGTAACTTTAAAAAAGTAATATCTTCTAAAACTAATATCATTTACATCACAAATTGCTATTTTTTTACCAATGTCGTTTGGATAAACTTCTTCTTTTATCCAATTTAAAAAAAGTTCAGACTCTTTAAAGTAATTATAAAGATGTAAATCATTATCTTTTAAGAGATTGAATGTTTCTTCTTCGTCCTCAGTAAGTTCGAGATTATAGACATTGCTGTCCAGTTCAAACTTATCATTGGATTCATCATAAATAGCGAACTCTAATTTTACTTGCATACGAATTAAGCTTTACCAGAAAGCATTCCGTACATTGTCATTGGTTTAAGAGCATAAACTTTCATTAGCCAAAATACCCATCTTT containing:
- a CDS encoding c-type cytochrome; amino-acid sequence: MFKLDRKLIIIGTASFATSVLLLSGCMGGSTSNSASATVGAPSTVGVYSIKNKTAIDGGVTYERKHGIETAYRYNEQSTKGVSFGRIATANEIKAWDIDALPDGTGLPAGEGSVEEGDELYEEQCASCHGDFGGGGNGYPQLAGGNQDKDKNGIVITLKNQRLEPGMDAPKRTIGTYWPKATTLFTYIRDAMPYATPKSLSNDETYAITAYLLAQNGVEIDGEEMDDEYVLNKEKLVKVVLANNNGFYPNIDGSTGPADVKAFFADRAKNIGSGTRCMTDCKDPGMDGKTEAKVMKIGYEMKDVVPAYSTVRDLPPEVEDKSISKGEKIYNESCKVCHATDKMGAPAVGDIEAWTEVREKGFDMVLRNSINGIGGMPAKGGNEDLLPSDIKLVVEWMIDSSKEKH
- the soxC gene encoding sulfite dehydrogenase, whose product is MDKTPNSKELTSISRRDFFKRTASVSAVAAASILAPGTLLADDPNIMHHSKWGTTLGDECNYNPYGLPSKYEHNIVRRTSALMSSAGDMHAAISMTPLHEQKGIITPNGLHFTRTHNGVAHIDPNKFRLMIHGLVEKPIVLTLEQLKRYPSESKILFMECPSNGAAEWKGPQFNSLQFVRGMMSCSQWTGVRLKTILDELGLKPEAKWMLAEGSDGSEMSRTLPIEKVLDDVMIVYGQNGEALRAEQGYPVRLMAPGWEANLCVKWLKRLEFGDKPWYAKEETSKYTALTASGKAIQHFYALETNSVITSPCPEIPWTDLKKGDLVEIEGLAWSGHGTIRGVDISFDGGKNWVEASLKGLVLPKAWTKFSYMYRYEGRPLLLQSRSYDDSDNVQPTVNQEKKVVGVEGVYHRNAIHTWAVNAKGEVNNVQVRS
- a CDS encoding c-type cytochrome: MKKILLIVVLASISLMAADGAKLYKQRCALCHGDKALKSPLKGVPILAGRDVTELALTIRAYRDQDERIGTYTMHKSSQVMKDSTSSLSRDKIVAIAKYISELK